In the Helicobacter sp. 11S03491-1 genome, one interval contains:
- a CDS encoding META domain-containing protein, whose translation MRFVGLAIAIVFLSGCSVWNMFEGKIDRTHWQIEKIVVDGKEYLSPQSLKAEAMKNTESKEEDPQQAQQDAIQAMTDTQTIQPLLPETNTALPDSAEEVQKQSDPKDNQKQFLDINEISTMIFDQSQHRIYGIAGCNNYFASYAWRDSQQLEVGNTGMTRKLCTPDELMSFEFRFMRNFNGLFQVTKNKTSMVLDNGKMQIYLQ comes from the coding sequence ATGAGGTTTGTTGGATTAGCAATAGCAATTGTATTTTTGAGTGGTTGTTCAGTATGGAATATGTTTGAGGGTAAGATTGATCGCACCCATTGGCAGATAGAGAAAATTGTAGTAGATGGTAAAGAGTATCTCTCCCCTCAGTCTTTAAAGGCAGAAGCCATGAAAAATACAGAGTCTAAAGAAGAAGATCCCCAACAAGCCCAACAAGATGCAATACAAGCCATGACAGATACCCAAACCATACAGCCCTTGCTACCGGAAACAAATACTGCCCTCCCTGATTCTGCTGAAGAAGTTCAAAAACAATCTGATCCCAAAGATAACCAAAAGCAGTTTTTGGACATCAATGAGATCTCTACAATGATTTTTGATCAATCACAACATCGTATTTATGGGATTGCAGGGTGTAATAATTATTTTGCGAGTTATGCATGGAGAGATAGCCAACAACTTGAAGTGGGCAACACAGGAATGACAAGGAAACTATGTACTCCTGATGAGTTGATGAGTTTTGAATTCAGATTTATGAGGAATTTTAACGGGTTATTTCAAGTTACCAAAAATAAAACTTCAATGGTCCTGGATAATGGTAAAATGCAGATATATCTTCAATGA